In Erigeron canadensis isolate Cc75 chromosome 8, C_canadensis_v1, whole genome shotgun sequence, the DNA window TATTCAATCACACAAATGCAGTACATTAAAAGTGGATCTCCTTAATTGTGTTGAATCATGGTATTTTTAGGATCAAGTTTGGGCTGTATATCATCTCTTAACTAGGAAGAAATTAGAAGGCACGTTGAAATTCGCCCAAAGTGTATGCATGCATGCTTACAAcccctaaatcattttattcgtaTGAATCATAAAGCTTTTGCAGTCGTACGTATTTGATACATAACTTGCAAGATTCAAAAAATACTTTGATAAAATGGTGTTGGTAACTGCCCCACCCATTTTACCATCGTAAGCTGATAACCGAAGGCTACCATTTGGTTTGTTGAATCAGAACACAATACTTAGacttattttagtattttacacATAAAACTAGCAGTAAACTAAACCAACTTAATTGACTACCAAGTGAAACATTTTGACATCCACTTTCAACATGGTTCACCATCTAACTTAAGTTCATGGCTGAGTTCAGGTCTCGGCTAACTATATTTTTGCTGAcacttttttttggaaaattaatGACTATGTTTTCATGAAACCATTTCCAAAACTTCGTACAATGCTTGTCATAAACTGTAAACCTGATCTTGCTGTTTGCTGGTTCACATGACTAAAAcattcaaaatcaacaaaacttAAATTCCATTTTAAAATTTCATCTTATTGCATGTCAAGGATTTTAACAGTTTCAGTAACTTATCACCCttttaattcatcttttaagatAGATAGCTATTAGTATCATTGCTAGTTTTATACACCATTTACTTAGACAAATAGAGGTCGCAAAATGGGAGCTAATCAAATCAAAATTACGATTCATAATAGGTTTGGGTTGAAACACACTTGTATAGGTTTGGATAAAACCACCTCCAAGCTCACTTAATTATTTACTCCGTAcaactatctatactatattataaaataaatccaCTTTTCGACTTTCaatattcaatttcaacaatgtatacataataatgcatgatgtaccatacattaATGTATACAACTTTccctctcatccataaatcattttattcctctaattctttcaaaatcttttatctcaaaaaccgtacatcaataaattataaaaatgatatgggtgttcttaaaaattcatgctttttcattagagatgtcattcgatatacattcgacgaatttttaaattcgaggacggagcccgtacgactaaggcatttggctatgatactctatgacatatcacctcatatgacctatcacactcatcaccctcatcattttaccgccgcaatgcgcgggtaaTTGCTCTCGTTACTTTTTTACACGTGGTCCTTGATTTAAATCCCGCTAATTTTAATCTTGGGGATGGTCAAGTAAAGGTTACGTTAAAGGACACTCAGACTATCCGGAacaaagctttttttttttttttactttttttgctCCAGAACGACCGGAACCTTGCCCCGAGAGGCGTTCTATGTCAAAAAAAATGGGGAGGACATGTAAAAATGGACGCTccatttgaaaaagaaaaagagccGTTGGCTCACGACCACACCCCCTAAAAAAAGAAGTCAAAcataaaagacaaaaagaaaaatagtaaaaaaataaatgaggGACTTCTATTTTTGAAGACATTGCTCCAAGTAGATTAGATGTCACATGGCATGAGATGCCCTCATGAAGGGGAAATAGGGAAAGCCTTGCGATTCATAATCTGAATACTGAGTTAGGTTGTATGTATCCGAGTTTGAAAAATAAAGAGGAAGCCTTGCTCCTCGTAGCCTGAATACTGAGTTTGGTTGTATATATCCgagttgaaaaaataaacatCTTTTCCAAAACATTTGTTTACCATTATAACTTTGGTTAAATATAATGAGATGAAAGGGATACTGTGGATTTACAATTTGAAATTTGGTTACCATGTATTTAAAATCATAAGttattttagaattttattCTACATGACATCAAAACTCCATCCatctattattttttaacagcaaGTTGGATTATGACTTGTTCAAACACCTCATGCTAATATTTTCTAGTagaaattaaaagtaaaaagcaTTGTGTGCACACCACGACTTAAATAAAGAAATACCAAAACTAATGCCACACCCAACCTAACCCTATAGAAAATAAGTTTGTACACTTTTTTCGtacaaaaacatattttattttgtttttaacgGCATACAAAATAAAGTCGCCTTTCAACAACCCAATCAATTTCTGAACCCACACGACACAAAGCCCCCAATGGACGAAGAATCAACCAATTTCGTCGCTAAACCCTACCGGAATCTCGATTCCCCATCCTCATCAGACGACGATTTACCCACCGTTCCACCACCAAAACGCCGTCGTACCGTCGCCATCATCGTCATCTTAACTCTCTTCGCCGTCATCATCGGAACCATCCTCTCATCCACCGTAATCAACCGCCCCGACCCAGAAAAACAGTCAGTAAAAGCATCAACGTCGATAAAAGCCGTTTGCGCAGTCACTAAACATCCGGACTTATGTTACACCGACATTTCTTCAGTAGATCCCAACAACTACATAGACCCAGAAATGATTTTCAAGCTCACGTTACAACTAACCTTAAATTCCTTAAAAAACATATCTTCCTTACCTAAAATCTTGGTCTCCAAAACGACAGATTTAGCGACGGGGTCTGCGGTCAGGGATTGTGTTGGGTTGTTTGAGGACGCGGTTAGTCAACTGGTTAAATGCGTTGAGGTGATGCGCGTGGAACCACGCGCGGAGAGGGAGAGGGGTGAGCGCGTGGTGTTGTTGGATGAAGGGAAAGTGAAGGATATGATGACGTGGATAAGTGGTGCGATGACGGATCAAGAAACATGTGTGGATGGATTAGAAGAAATGGGATCAATACATGTTGAAGAAGTGAAAATGAAGATTGGGAAGTCTAGTGAAATGTTGAGTGATTGTTTGGCTATACTTAATAATATGGATAATATTCTTGGTGAATTTGGGTTAAGTTTGCATTGAGATGATTACAAGTGAGATGATTTGGAAGATGTTGTTTGTTGGGTGTAATACTAATAATGTGTAATTTATTGTAATGtaaagtttgtgttttgtaactattattatgatatttggTTAGAACTTAGAAGCATTGTTTTGTTTGTATGACTTGATGTAATTAAATGAAAAGTGTAGAAATGTTgggtaacatatatattttggttgttttgggAGGAAACAAGCTTTCATATTGTGACTTCGTGAGTTTAGTTTAGTAGAattcttttcaagtgtatggtAGGATGTCAATTGTTCATCAATGATTAGAACATTCCCAGCCTATGTGACAGAAAAGGCTCTAACGTAAAGATCTTATGCGATCGTCATTGGAACTATGCATGATAGCTTCATTATGGTTGATGCCATAGTTGTTGGAACTCGGCGTGATAGTTTCCATATGGTGCTTATTACGCTGTGTAcaatgtttctttttgttttttgttttagaaAAACATTTGTAatggttaagtttttttttttgttaacctTTTCTTTTATGTACGATTTCAAATTGTCATTCATAAACCCAAGATATCATATATGCCGAAAACATGTTTTTTCACATTATTTTGAAGATATTTTGTCATTTATAGGTggcatatattaaaaaattttcacagaaaaataattttttctagAGACGGAGCCACATTGGCATTAGGATGGGTCAAGGCCCACCCCAGCAAACTACTTATACTGTAATTATATGTAGAAGAACGATAAAGTTTTGGGTTTATAATGAAGTTGGTTCATCccaccataataaaatgaaaaataagatTGGCTTATCCCACAAATGTCTCTTACTTTGCACAACATGACAAACATGTTTTTATCCGCCATTCTTTCTTGGACTAACAGAGCCTCAACTATAGAAATTTAATagttttcattctctttttcttatttcaatctaacaaagatattttaatttattcattctatttctttctttttttttactacttCGTAGGTTTTTATTCCAATCAAACAagtgtattatttatatatctaataactaatactatcttataaagtattttgccctttttgtttaagaaaaaatgatttgaactacccaaaatactactattttttattcactaatttaaacatctccacctaataatacctataataacctaaaattttaatcattcatttttttcgCCTCTGTCCTAAAATTTCAGCCACCAATTTTTTTCTCActcatctataaatcattttattcctctaatttatcaaaatcttttaactcaaaaaccatacatcgatatattataaaaattatacgggtgttcttaaaatttcatgctactGTTTATGAACTAAATTGATGTTATTTCGCAACCATTTTTTGACCACTGtccagataaaaaaaaaaaaaaatttggcccTCCCCATATCAAATTGCAGGCTTCGCCACTTATTTTTCCAAAAGAATTTAACAACTCAAGTCAAGGGCATTGGTCGGTATGGTATGTACTTTGGTACGTACCAATTTATGCAAGATAGTGTTTTACTACCAAGTGATACACACAAATTAGAATATAGGAAGTAGATATCACGTCTTATTAGTCGCGGAAACTTACAAGCTGCCGAAAAGAACAGTTTGAGTTACATGCCCACACAATCTTAATCAACTCGTATTTCATGTTTTAATATAACTACAGATAACTCATAAAAAGAGATCGGTTCCTTTTCTGATGTTGCTAGTTCTTTTGTtagtttctttattttccaGTTTGTTGAATTCTTTCAAAACCCTTCATATGCGCGCACCAACACCAAGATTTGGGATACCTCTTCCTTTTCTGATCTCATTTAGGTATTTACTTTAGGGCTGTAaatggttcggttcggttagctagaaatttcgaatcgtttttcgggtttcggttagttagaaattttgaacagttaatttcggttacccgaaaaagtcggttaatttcggttttatttccggttaaccatttattaaaattatgctaatataaagtttaagttttcaattataactagattataacccgcgTGAAACACGGAAAAAcgtataaaaaattacatttatacgTGTAAAAAGCTAGCAAAATGctataataaatacttaaaaactatTTAGAAATGacagattaataaataaaacaagaatcATGAAATAAACTGGTTGTTTATTCATAAATCAaccatagtataaatataattttaaagactAAAGTTTGACAACGGTTTCTCATCCACCTGAcaagtgttttttagttttatgtaatattacaaatgattatatttttaaagattaaaacatATAGTGAATTGAAAGCTAAAACAGTTGGTCCAATACATGGAGGTAGTTAACTACGTATAGTTTAAAACTTATAAGGATTCACGGTATCCACAAAATAGTTAGATATGCAAATAGTAGTGGTTTTGTAGAAACTGATTTTATGCCTATGATCCACAAGCATGTAATCTCCTTCATTGAAGCCAAGACAATTTTAACCCAAATATTCTAAGATTCTTGAAGGCATCGATGTCAGCCATTATCGAATACAAGTTGATCTGCcatgatattgtatatagtgatatggaagcaaatatgtaatctttattatgctaatgtgtagttgatgtataatattcatacatttttcatatcacgATAATGACTGTTTGTCACAATATCTCCTATGAGCTATTTCGGCGCACTTAGCTCTAAACAATAACAACCCTGTATTTCAaccttaatcatatatcatcaagtgtatagttatacttcataacataaggttaatttaaatcataatccaatacaaaactattttgttattaattatttgtaagaaaATCAAATACGGAAAATAAACTATGATGAAAGATGTATCATAATATTACTTGACACAAATTAAGCAACTGGAAATATAATTACTAATACTTATTAGAAAATccaatattaaaaaagttataagatgTATCGACATAGTTTTTTGAAACAATCATTATTTGTTAATAAATCAAGAAAGCGTATTTTTGTTAATAGTATTAATCTATAAGAAGatttagaagaaaaacatatatgaaatcaaaaataaaattaaaaatgattgtttaataaataaataatatgattagaaaaaaatatataaaacatgcaCCTAAACAACAAAAGATTCTACTCCTTTTTTATAATGGTTACATTCGGCctttttttatatctaagtaatatattgaattaaattaaattaaatttataaaaggcAAATGACATAAGCAATTTGATCTAAgggttttaattaaatattgaaTTTCATCCAAAGGTCTagattttttcatttctaaactaaggtttctcttttaatatatatgttagatagtcaatttacattatatattaattattttttctatgtataatagtatttaactatattaatattttgttttataaataaatatacattacatctaattttgaattacttttttctatCTATGCAATGCAAGTTTCTGCTTAAAAGTATCATGATTTACTACTTAATTGTCTTctatatgatattactaatatttttatagatattttaaacaaagttaacttttcttaaaaagagtatatatatataagaaaattacttcaaatattcaaaactaatcatagattgtgaaataaagttagtaaaattgttaatattttaggcaacaaatacaaaaatttagctaaatagatatgtaaatgatgtatatatatatatatagaatagagatcaaataagaaggtacCTTTAGGAGAGAAAGGAGAGaaggttcatttttttttttagcttgttttattgaacttttttttccgtttttcacttttttcgtTCTCTTTAATTAACCATTTTcgtataaaaattttaaaaatattttaaattttttttttttcaaatggtGTAGCCCGTAGGCGAAGCCTCTCAgactatggcggagccatgatagctaagggcgaagcccgtaaggtagatcaccccatcaccgatcaccccctatgacctatcaccctcaatgacctatcactcccaccagctaccctttattaatatccttaagggtgaagcccgtaccgtacccttGCATGTAcaactcactaactcgggttagaaattattttttttctaaatgttttttaaaatttttttatggattgagttaattaaaaaaagaacgaaaaaagtgaaaaaatgaaaaaatattaaaaaaataaaaaatggattttctctcccttctctccttaagaaccttctttctggatctctaccctatatatatatatataggggaaagataatttgagaccaactaaaaaaagtccaaaaaaagaccattgattttcgtaacttacacaccaccatcatcatatactacgatatacaaaacttttttgtaaaacactaagactttccagcgacgggcccacagaaaaatcatatgtaagttaacttacacatgattttctggtgggcccgtcgccggaaagtcttagtgtttttacaaaaaagtcttgtatatcgtagtagatgatgatggtgtacaaaaatcaatggtcgtagttggtcctaaaataagaggtggtctcaaaatatctcacccctatatatacagtataaatatatgtgtgtaaatatacatatatgtgattatatgtaggtatatatcaaaattcggttgggttcggttaaccgcgggtaatgaatattgataaccgtaaccgaaccgttaGACATCGGGTtttttgttttcggttttttttgggttttggttttttccggtttcggttttttcgctTTCGGATCACGCGGTTCGgatcggtttttcggttttccggttcatttCCTACACCTCCATATTCAAGTAAACCataatatctaccaataaactaaaacaagattgagatGTTTTTGAAACaagtggcgtaatccttgatcgacatttgtctttttaatttatttatttttattaaattagtttttttagttgtatataaattcaattttcatattataattggaattaaactctaacttttggcttataaatataaaacaaattataaccttatttggttgatattttctcattaataaaattgtctccttttttttcttcctcttcaactcctattacttatagaaataagttattaatatgCAGATtccaaaaatttgagttttcgatccgaaatcacaaaaATATTTGTCGTAATTCACTATACTTACAAGTtccaattttgatgtgattgtaaaaatttaaggtaaaattaaaactttaactaaacatgtATTATATTATCATTACTCATTACCTTTTATTATAACTTCatttcgatcatcggtttactcATTACCTTTTATTAtatcgtacatcgtacgggtattaggactagttatACCATATACCTTAAGTATATAATTTGTCTTCTACTCTTATTTATTGAACGACATGTCTCTACTCTTCCATACTTTTAAGCTTTTATCAATTAAGTGGAGTTGAGTGGAGTGACGGTGGTGGTTGATGAGTGAATGGAGATATGGTAATGGTGGATATAGTagaagtggtggtggttgtagTGGGTCTGTAATATAGAGATTTCTGATGGCGAATAAACTCGCAATCTCGCTATATGCAAGTAATGGGAGACTACGAGGATGCACATGATTCGTTTCCAGCAAGCTTTCCATTTTTTGCTAGCCCGGGACTAAgtgttcaagttctttttaattgaaaacATCGGACCGGAAACAGTTTAAAGTTTAAGCTGGTTCGAAGTAGTTGCGGTTTCTAGTGCTAGATGCTTTGCCAACAGCGTCAGCAAATAAACCAAGTAGCATCCAAACCCCTTGCATACTTGATACTCATAGCTAATGTGAAAAGGGCTATTAGAATCTACATTTGCTGGTGTGCATATCATATAAACTCAACAGAAACAGACaaaaaattaaactacaaaTTTCCAAACATGTGTGCTGCTGAAAACTGATCAATAGaaactatattatataatatcgCCCAAAATATAACACCaatctaaattaattaatgataaatTTGAGCAACAAATGCAATAGACATTAAGAGGTAAAGAGAACCTCTACCATACCCCTTACCAAATACTCGTAATAACAAGGTATCTTCTAGGTGGCACTTACACATCTAGATTTACTTATGATGGACCCTCAATTTACAACCAACACGTGTACAAATCAGGTTAAATGTATAACCGAAACGGgtcccaaaatacccttaattggAAAGACCCTTAAATGTTGTGGGTCCATAAAGTACAACAGAGTGAAACATTTGGACCCAGGGCAAGATTATATAATCAACAGCAGACAGAACTGTTGGTATGATTATGGTATATTTCTAACTAAATTTGTCTACAAGCTACAAATGCCACTGCCTTTTTAAGCTGGAATTGGTTGCAAGAGTAGGATAGAAAAACATACTTGAACAAAATCATGTCTGATCGAAGAACGAGAGGTTCTAGGAACAGAGAAGACGAGCTTGACAACCTTGTCTTGAAATTACAATCATTACTACCCTCATCAAGTTCTAGCTGCAATAAAAGAAAGGTAATTTGTTATAATTTATGAGTGGTTTGCTAGCACTTGTTAGCATGACATGCATCATACTTTTATAAGGATACTTTCTATTTTTGGGAAACTGTCAAGCAATGATAGCATTTTCACCAATGTTCTTGTTACAAATGAAAACAAAGATATTGAATTGCGCTCGTAAGATTATTTTATTGCTTTTTTAAGATGATGCTTTAGTAAATTGTAAAATAATCATACACCTACCTCAAACTACAGGGTCTAACGATGCAATTTCAGGCGACCAGATTATATCAAAATATTAGACTCTATATATGCAAGTTATATGTTAAACTGATTTGTAATGATATGATGAAAAGGTACCAGCATCAAAGATTCTACAAGAGACATGCAATTACATAAAAAGCCTCAGAACAAAAGGTGACAATTTGGGAGAAAGACTATCTCAACTACTGGACTCCATGGAAAACAACGGCATAGATGTGAACATCATTAGAGATCTTCTGCAGCAATAATGTGTCGTGTGTCGGCGTGTGTGGATGTCACAGAACCACACAAGTGCATATTGTATTCGTCTTATTATCTGCTTGTAGCATGTATAAAAAACTATGTTTTGAGGTTGTTGGACTCAATCAGACAGATATTAAGCTAATTAAATACTCCAGTTACTAATATAATATCTTGTGGTGTTTCTTGTGTCTTTCTCAATGGAAGAAGTGCCTAGAGAATATTGATATTTGGTCTTAAAAGGAATAAAAGATGTAGCTGACTAACGATTCAACTTTATCAGCAACTAcgttaaatgataaaaatatgtcAATCAATTAAGGTGAGAGTTTATCGGCCCAACCCTTCTCAGTTTCCACCTTTCACCAAACGCCGCCACCTTCTGTGATTACCAAAGAAGACTGAAGGACCAATACAACTGTatctaaaataaagaaaataatgacAAAATATATAATGCTTGCTTTATAGAGGCAGCCATCTCTATTAGTGA includes these proteins:
- the LOC122610658 gene encoding putative pectinesterase/pectinesterase inhibitor 26, whose protein sequence is MDEESTNFVAKPYRNLDSPSSSDDDLPTVPPPKRRRTVAIIVILTLFAVIIGTILSSTVINRPDPEKQSVKASTSIKAVCAVTKHPDLCYTDISSVDPNNYIDPEMIFKLTLQLTLNSLKNISSLPKILVSKTTDLATGSAVRDCVGLFEDAVSQLVKCVEVMRVEPRAERERGERVVLLDEGKVKDMMTWISGAMTDQETCVDGLEEMGSIHVEEVKMKIGKSSEMLSDCLAILNNMDNILGEFGLSLH